From the genome of Pseudomonas sp. AB6, one region includes:
- a CDS encoding MFS transporter, whose amino-acid sequence MPYWRLSSFYLFYFALLGSTAPFLALYFDHLGFSSARIGELVAIPMLMRCIAPNIWGWLGDYTGRRLAIVRLGAICTLLSFSLILFDKSYAWLAMVMALQAFFWHAVLPQFEVITLAHLHGQTSRYSQVRLWGSIGFILTVVALGRLFEWSSLDAYPQALLLIMAGIVVSSAWVPNAQPLFSAQRPEAGGFLKQLGRPGVLAFFGCVALMQLSHGPYYTFLTLHLEHLGYSRGVIGLLWALGVVAEVLMFLSMSRILRRFSVRQVLLASFLLAALRWILLGSFAEYLPILIVAQALHAATFGSFHAAAIHFVQRSFGPQQQGQGQALYAALSGTGGALGALYSGYSWTVLGPNWTFSIASLAALAAAVMIATRMKEDRA is encoded by the coding sequence ATCCCTTATTGGCGGTTGTCCAGTTTCTATCTGTTCTACTTTGCGCTGCTTGGATCGACCGCCCCTTTTCTGGCGTTGTACTTCGACCATCTTGGTTTTTCCAGCGCGCGCATCGGTGAACTGGTGGCAATCCCCATGCTGATGCGCTGCATCGCCCCCAATATTTGGGGTTGGCTGGGGGATTACACCGGACGCCGTCTGGCCATCGTGCGGCTTGGGGCAATCTGCACTTTGCTGTCCTTTTCCTTGATTCTGTTCGACAAAAGTTATGCTTGGCTGGCGATGGTCATGGCGCTGCAAGCTTTCTTCTGGCACGCCGTGTTACCGCAGTTCGAAGTCATTACATTGGCGCATCTGCATGGGCAAACGTCGCGCTACAGCCAGGTTCGATTGTGGGGTTCTATAGGGTTCATTCTCACCGTCGTCGCTTTAGGCCGCTTGTTTGAGTGGTCGAGTCTGGATGCCTACCCGCAAGCACTGCTGTTAATCATGGCTGGAATTGTCGTTAGCAGCGCGTGGGTACCAAATGCGCAACCGCTGTTCTCGGCGCAGCGGCCAGAAGCTGGAGGGTTTTTGAAGCAGCTCGGTCGGCCCGGCGTGCTGGCTTTTTTTGGCTGCGTAGCGCTGATGCAGCTAAGCCATGGCCCTTACTACACTTTTTTGACGCTGCACCTCGAACACTTGGGCTACAGTCGCGGCGTCATTGGGTTGCTATGGGCCTTGGGTGTAGTCGCTGAGGTTTTGATGTTTTTGTCGATGAGCCGAATTTTGCGGCGGTTTTCGGTCCGGCAGGTGTTGCTTGCCAGTTTTCTCCTGGCTGCGTTGCGCTGGATATTGTTGGGCAGTTTCGCCGAATACTTGCCAATATTGATTGTTGCCCAGGCGCTTCACGCTGCGACCTTCGGCAGCTTTCACGCGGCGGCTATCCATTTTGTGCAGCGCAGTTTTGGCCCTCAACAACAAGGGCAAGGTCAGGCCCTGTATGCCGCGTTGTCTGGGACAGGCGGTGCATTGGGGGCTTTGTATTCCGGTTATAGCTGGACCGTGTTGGGGCCAAACTGGACCTTCAGTATTGCCAGCCTTGCAGCGTTGGCCGCTGCCGTCATGATTGCGACACGAATGAAAGAGGACAGGGCATGA
- a CDS encoding acireductone dioxygenase: protein MSSLSVYHVSSPCFPNKVLTHVEDIASTLAEHGVGFDRWQASAPITPGASQEEVIAAYQVQIDRLMTERGYVTVDVISLDRDHPQKVELRAKFLDEHQHGEDEVRFFVAGRGLFTLHIEDYVYAVLCEKNDLITVPAGTRHWFDMGEHPHFVAIRLFNNPEGWVAKFTGDQIASQFPRLED, encoded by the coding sequence GTGAGCAGCCTGTCCGTTTATCACGTTTCTAGTCCTTGTTTTCCGAACAAGGTGTTGACCCATGTAGAAGATATTGCCTCAACCTTGGCCGAGCACGGGGTCGGTTTTGATCGCTGGCAAGCGTCGGCTCCTATTACCCCAGGTGCCTCTCAGGAAGAGGTGATAGCGGCCTATCAAGTGCAAATCGATAGGCTCATGACTGAGCGCGGTTACGTCACCGTGGATGTAATCAGTCTTGATCGCGACCATCCACAAAAAGTTGAATTGCGTGCCAAATTTCTCGATGAACATCAGCACGGCGAAGACGAAGTGCGTTTCTTCGTTGCCGGTCGCGGATTATTCACACTGCACATAGAGGATTATGTGTACGCAGTGCTGTGCGAAAAAAATGACCTGATCACGGTGCCCGCGGGCACGCGGCATTGGTTCGACATGGGCGAACACCCGCATTTTGTTGCGATTCGCTTATTTAATAACCCAGAAGGTTGGGTCGCGAAGTTCACGGGCGATCAGATTGCCAGCCAATTTCCTCGTCTTGAAGATTGA
- a CDS encoding methylthioribulose 1-phosphate dehydratase: MTREQLAQQIIEAGRFLYSRGWSPATSSNYSTRLSATTALLTASGKHKGQLMPDDILVTDLSGNSLEPGKKPSAETLLHTQLYRCRPQIGAVLHTHSVNATVLSRLTPGDHLMFENYELQKAFAGVASHESQVVVPIFDNDQDIARLAEKVQPWLDAHINCPGYLIRGHGLYTWGAQMSDALRQIEAFEFLFECELKIRSVLNVKELPL, from the coding sequence ATGACTCGCGAACAACTCGCCCAACAGATTATCGAAGCCGGGCGCTTCCTATACAGCCGTGGTTGGTCTCCGGCCACCAGCAGTAATTACTCGACGCGCTTATCGGCGACCACCGCATTGTTGACGGCATCGGGAAAGCATAAAGGGCAGCTAATGCCTGACGACATATTGGTCACTGACTTGTCCGGCAACAGTCTTGAACCGGGGAAAAAACCTTCGGCCGAGACACTGCTTCACACCCAGCTCTACCGCTGTCGCCCACAGATAGGCGCGGTGTTGCACACCCATTCGGTCAATGCGACCGTGCTGTCGCGCCTGACGCCGGGTGATCATTTGATGTTTGAAAACTACGAACTGCAAAAAGCGTTTGCCGGAGTGGCGAGCCATGAATCCCAGGTTGTCGTGCCTATTTTCGACAATGATCAAGACATTGCCCGGCTAGCGGAGAAGGTGCAGCCTTGGCTGGACGCTCACATCAATTGTCCAGGCTATCTGATTCGCGGCCATGGCCTTTACACCTGGGGGGCGCAGATGAGTGATGCGTTGCGCCAGATCGAAGCGTTTGAATTTTTGTTCGAGTGCGAGCTAAAAATCCGCTCAGTACTCAATGTCAAGGAGTTGCCGCTGTGA
- the prmB gene encoding 50S ribosomal protein L3 N(5)-glutamine methyltransferase, giving the protein MITSRLRTLRDHIRWAVSRFHGENLFFGHGTDNAWDEARQLVLGALHLPWEIADSYLDCRLEDDELVNLQRLLKRRITDRIPTAYLLGEALFCGLSFIVDDRVLIPRSPIGEQIEKRFEPWLANAPTRILDLCTGSGCIGIACAFEFPDAEVVLADLSYEALEVANQNIERHGVDDRVYTVQGDGFDGLPGQRFDLIVSNPPYVDAEDFADMPDEYQHEPELALACGDDGLNLVRRVLSQAAEHLTEKGLLIIEVGNSQIHVESLYPEVDFAWLDFERGGHGVFMLTAEQCREHQALFASRV; this is encoded by the coding sequence GTGATTACGTCCCGCCTGCGCACCCTGCGCGACCACATCCGTTGGGCTGTCAGCCGTTTTCATGGAGAAAATCTATTTTTCGGTCATGGCACCGATAATGCCTGGGACGAAGCCCGTCAATTGGTATTGGGTGCGTTGCATCTGCCGTGGGAAATTGCGGACAGCTACCTGGATTGTCGGCTTGAAGACGATGAACTGGTCAATTTGCAACGCTTGCTCAAGCGCCGCATTACAGACCGAATTCCGACCGCCTATCTGTTGGGCGAAGCACTTTTTTGCGGGTTATCGTTCATTGTCGACGATCGGGTGCTGATTCCGCGTTCGCCGATTGGCGAGCAAATTGAAAAACGTTTCGAACCGTGGTTGGCAAATGCGCCGACGAGAATTCTCGACTTGTGTACGGGCTCGGGGTGTATCGGTATTGCCTGTGCGTTCGAGTTTCCTGACGCAGAGGTGGTGCTGGCTGACTTGTCCTACGAAGCATTGGAAGTGGCCAACCAGAATATTGAGCGTCATGGCGTCGATGATCGTGTCTACACCGTGCAGGGCGACGGGTTCGATGGCCTGCCGGGGCAGCGCTTTGATCTCATTGTTTCCAACCCACCCTATGTCGACGCTGAAGACTTCGCTGACATGCCTGACGAGTATCAACATGAGCCGGAGTTGGCACTGGCGTGTGGCGATGACGGTCTGAATCTGGTGCGACGCGTGCTGAGCCAGGCGGCAGAACACTTGACCGAAAAAGGCTTGTTAATCATTGAAGTGGGCAATAGCCAGATTCACGTCGAGTCGCTGTACCCGGAAGTTGATTTTGCGTGGCTGGATTTCGAGCGAGGTGGACATGGGGTATTCATGCTCACGGCCGAGCAATGCCGTGAGCACCAAGCGTTGTTCGCTTCTCGAGTGTGA
- the aroC gene encoding chorismate synthase: MSGNTYGKLFTVTTAGESHGPALVAIVDGCPPGLELSSHDLQRDLDRRKPGTSRHTTQRQEADEVEILSGVFEGKTTGTPIGLLIRNTDQKSKDYSAIQDVFRPAHADYTYHHKYGVRDYRGGGRSSARETAMRVAAGAIAKKYLATQGIQIRGYMSQLGPIEIPFKTWESVEQNAFFCPDPEKVRELEAYMDQLRRDQDSVGAKITVVAEGVKPGLGEPIFDRLDAELAHALMSINAVKGVEIGAGFASVAQRGTEHRDELTPDGFLSNNSGGILGGISSGQPIVAHLALKPTSSITTPGHSIDVNGNAADVITKGRHDPCVGIRATPIAEAMMALVLMDHLLRNRGQNADVRVSTPILGQL; the protein is encoded by the coding sequence ATGTCCGGCAACACCTACGGCAAGCTGTTCACTGTCACCACTGCCGGCGAAAGCCATGGTCCAGCATTGGTTGCAATTGTTGACGGCTGCCCGCCGGGGCTAGAACTGTCGTCGCACGACCTTCAACGTGACCTTGACCGCCGCAAGCCTGGCACCAGTCGCCACACCACCCAGCGCCAGGAAGCCGATGAGGTCGAGATTCTGTCGGGGGTGTTCGAAGGCAAGACCACGGGCACCCCAATTGGCCTGTTGATTCGCAACACCGATCAGAAGTCCAAAGACTATTCGGCGATTCAGGACGTGTTCCGCCCCGCCCACGCCGACTACACCTACCACCACAAATATGGGGTACGTGATTATCGTGGAGGCGGACGTAGTTCTGCCCGCGAAACCGCCATGCGTGTGGCTGCCGGCGCCATTGCCAAGAAGTATCTGGCCACCCAAGGTATTCAAATTCGCGGTTACATGAGCCAGTTGGGGCCAATCGAAATCCCTTTCAAAACCTGGGAATCGGTGGAGCAAAACGCATTTTTCTGTCCTGACCCGGAGAAAGTGCGAGAACTTGAGGCTTACATGGATCAATTGCGCCGAGATCAGGATTCAGTCGGAGCGAAAATCACTGTCGTGGCCGAGGGCGTCAAGCCGGGCCTCGGCGAGCCGATTTTTGACCGTCTGGATGCTGAACTGGCTCATGCGCTAATGAGCATAAATGCGGTCAAGGGCGTTGAAATTGGCGCCGGTTTCGCCAGCGTTGCCCAGCGCGGCACCGAACACCGTGATGAACTGACACCCGATGGTTTCCTGTCGAACAATTCCGGCGGTATTTTAGGCGGTATTTCGTCTGGGCAGCCTATCGTTGCTCATCTTGCACTCAAGCCGACGTCCAGTATCACCACGCCAGGGCACTCCATCGACGTGAATGGCAATGCGGCGGACGTCATTACCAAAGGTCGCCATGATCCGTGCGTTGGCATTCGTGCCACGCCCATTGCCGAAGCAATGATGGCCCTCGTTTTGATGGATCACCTGTTGCGTAATCGAGGTCAGAACGCTGATGTGCGGGTCTCGACGCCCATTTTGGGTCAACTGTAA
- a CDS encoding alpha/beta hydrolase has translation MLRVIAVTRLITLIIPLLSGFVQAAPAPTVAPTVILQRPISLDTGTGELFGTLVLPKSDAPVPVVLMISGSGPTDRDGNNTDGGRNDSMERLAKILARHNIASVRYDKRGVAASKAATPDERNLSIEAYVADAVAWSQKLKADSRLGPLILMGHSEGALVASLAAQKAGAAAVISIAGTGRPVDEVVREQLHYRLPPALLLRSNQLIESLKAGRTDDNVPPALEVVFRPSVQPYLISLFHQDPAKAFGKLQVPALIIQGSHDIQVGVGDAERLHTAKPDAELAVIDGMNHVMRIVPNDLKQQLASYKDPQLPLASELSARILHFIGSLPAG, from the coding sequence ATGTTACGAGTCATCGCTGTTACCCGTCTTATCACCTTGATTATTCCATTGCTCAGTGGATTTGTTCAGGCCGCTCCCGCTCCGACCGTTGCACCGACCGTTATATTGCAACGCCCCATCAGTCTCGATACCGGGACCGGCGAACTGTTTGGCACCTTGGTACTGCCCAAGTCGGACGCGCCGGTACCGGTAGTGTTGATGATTTCCGGCTCCGGACCCACTGATCGCGACGGCAATAATACCGATGGCGGGCGCAACGACAGCATGGAGCGGCTGGCAAAGATTCTCGCCAGGCACAACATTGCCAGCGTGCGCTACGACAAACGAGGTGTAGCGGCGAGCAAGGCAGCAACGCCCGATGAGCGTAATTTAAGTATCGAAGCCTATGTGGCCGACGCCGTAGCCTGGAGCCAAAAACTCAAAGCTGACTCGCGCCTGGGGCCGTTGATCTTGATGGGGCACAGCGAAGGGGCACTGGTCGCTTCCCTTGCCGCGCAAAAAGCTGGCGCCGCCGCCGTGATTTCTATCGCCGGTACCGGACGCCCGGTGGATGAGGTGGTGCGAGAACAGTTGCATTACCGGTTGCCACCCGCATTACTGCTACGCAGCAACCAACTCATTGAATCGTTAAAAGCAGGGCGCACCGACGATAACGTGCCGCCAGCATTGGAGGTGGTGTTCCGCCCCAGCGTGCAGCCGTATTTGATTTCATTGTTTCATCAGGACCCGGCCAAAGCGTTCGGCAAGCTGCAAGTGCCAGCGCTGATCATTCAAGGTAGCCATGACATTCAAGTCGGTGTGGGTGATGCTGAACGGCTGCATACAGCTAAACCAGATGCCGAGTTGGCAGTTATTGACGGCATGAATCACGTGATGCGTATTGTGCCCAATGACCTTAAGCAACAACTGGCCTCCTACAAAGACCCACAGCTACCTCTCGCCAGCGAGCTTTCAGCGCGTATTCTGCATTTTATTGGCTCGCTCCCCGCCGGCTAA
- the mtnC gene encoding acireductone synthase — protein MPIKVVLTDIEGTTSAVSFVFDVLFPYAAKHLPEFVRQEATQPAVALQLQAVRDQSAKPGADVEQVIEILLEWIADDRKATPLKALQGMVWERGYRAGQLKGHVYPDAVEALKRWHQEGYALYVYSSGSIQAQQLIFGCSEAGDLSRLFSGYFDTTSGPKREPESYRNITAAIGNPAEEILFLSDIVEELDAAQQAGMATCGLVRGSGELIGHANVGSFAVIDLSGF, from the coding sequence ATGCCGATTAAAGTTGTCCTGACGGACATTGAGGGCACCACCAGCGCGGTCAGTTTCGTGTTTGATGTGTTGTTTCCTTATGCCGCCAAGCACCTTCCTGAATTTGTCCGTCAAGAAGCTACTCAGCCGGCCGTGGCGTTGCAATTGCAGGCGGTGCGTGATCAAAGCGCCAAGCCCGGCGCAGACGTTGAACAGGTGATCGAAATCCTCCTGGAGTGGATCGCTGACGACCGCAAAGCAACACCGCTCAAAGCTCTGCAAGGTATGGTTTGGGAGCGGGGCTATCGGGCGGGACAACTTAAGGGCCATGTTTATCCAGATGCTGTTGAAGCATTAAAGCGCTGGCATCAGGAAGGTTATGCGTTGTATGTCTATTCTTCAGGCTCAATTCAGGCTCAGCAGCTAATTTTTGGGTGTTCAGAGGCGGGTGACTTATCTCGATTGTTCAGTGGCTACTTCGATACGACATCAGGCCCCAAGCGCGAGCCTGAATCGTACCGAAACATCACCGCAGCGATTGGCAACCCAGCCGAGGAGATTCTGTTTCTTTCCGATATCGTCGAAGAGCTGGACGCTGCGCAGCAGGCGGGCATGGCCACCTGTGGCCTTGTGCGTGGCAGTGGTGAGTTGATCGGGCATGCAAATGTTGGCAGCTTTGCTGTGATTGATCTAAGCGGATTCTGA